The Geomonas ferrireducens genome includes a window with the following:
- the tilS gene encoding tRNA lysidine(34) synthetase TilS, which yields MKDLIAKVRNQNLFSTGETVVVAVSGGADSVALLDILTRLDTERLKLIVAHLNHCLRGAESNEDERFVADLAARYHIPFLSIRVDVASFAAAEGLSLEDAGRQARYAFFREVARRHGATSIALAHHMDDQAETVLIRLLRGSGGAGLSAMAAVGDNMLKRPLLKVTRAELERYLTEHGLSWRTDSTNADTAILRNSIRHELIPLLKKYNPKVTERLAATAEILASDEELLEQLTDETFARLARSEDESVRLGIASLLGERRGLRLRLYRHALRELRGDLMRIALAHLEAIDRLVASSRPNASLNLPDDLRVERSYDELRFTSVTKPIEQRWEVAISGEGNHPLPNGMTLSVQRVPRPADLVTGSEKIAYVSAEAAPFPWLVRPFAAGDRFTPMGLNGSQKVKELFINKKLPPHERSRVPLVFSAGDVIWVAGVRVAEKGRVKPAADAVLRLEILEITP from the coding sequence TTGAAAGACCTAATCGCCAAAGTCCGCAACCAAAACCTCTTCTCCACCGGTGAAACCGTGGTGGTCGCGGTCTCGGGCGGCGCCGACTCGGTGGCTCTCCTCGATATCCTCACCCGGCTCGATACTGAACGCCTGAAACTCATCGTCGCCCACCTGAACCACTGCCTCAGAGGCGCGGAATCAAACGAAGACGAACGCTTCGTTGCCGACCTCGCCGCCCGCTACCATATCCCTTTCCTATCGATACGGGTCGATGTCGCCTCGTTCGCCGCTGCGGAAGGGCTTTCCCTTGAAGACGCCGGACGTCAGGCACGCTACGCATTTTTCCGCGAGGTCGCCCGCCGTCACGGCGCGACCAGCATCGCCTTGGCCCACCACATGGACGACCAGGCCGAGACGGTGCTGATCCGCCTCTTGCGCGGCTCCGGCGGCGCCGGGCTGAGCGCCATGGCTGCGGTCGGCGACAACATGCTGAAACGGCCGCTCCTGAAAGTAACCCGCGCCGAGCTTGAGCGTTACTTGACAGAACACGGCCTAAGCTGGCGCACCGACTCGACTAATGCGGACACCGCGATCCTGCGCAACAGCATCCGCCACGAGCTGATCCCACTGCTTAAAAAGTACAACCCCAAGGTGACCGAGCGACTCGCCGCCACTGCGGAAATCCTCGCCTCGGACGAGGAACTCCTCGAGCAGCTGACCGACGAGACCTTCGCGCGGTTGGCCCGCAGTGAGGATGAAAGCGTCCGCCTGGGGATCGCCTCCCTGCTCGGCGAACGCCGCGGCCTGCGTCTGCGCCTGTACCGTCACGCGCTGCGCGAACTGCGCGGAGACCTCATGCGCATCGCGCTGGCGCACCTCGAGGCGATCGACCGCCTCGTCGCCTCCAGTCGCCCCAACGCGAGCTTAAACCTCCCGGACGATCTGCGTGTCGAGCGCAGCTACGACGAACTTCGCTTCACCTCGGTAACGAAGCCGATCGAGCAGAGATGGGAAGTGGCGATTTCGGGGGAGGGGAACCACCCCTTGCCGAACGGCATGACGCTCAGCGTGCAGCGGGTGCCACGGCCTGCCGACCTCGTTACCGGTTCTGAGAAGATCGCTTACGTGTCGGCGGAAGCTGCACCTTTTCCATGGCTTGTGCGCCCTTTTGCGGCCGGTGACCGCTTCACCCCAATGGGGCTGAACGGCTCACAGAAGGTGAAGGAGCTCTTCATCAACAAGAAACTCCCGCCGCACGAGCGCAGCAGGGTGCCGCTTGTTTTCAGCGCAGGGGATGTCATCTGGGTAGCCGGCGTGAGAGTTGCCGAGAAGGGACGGGTAAAACCCGCAGCTGACGCGGTTTTGCGTTTGGAAATTCTTGAAATTACACCTTAA
- the folP gene encoding dihydropteroate synthase: MQIQKWELSRRTLSLERPQIMGILNVTPDSFSDGGRFFSLERAVDRAREMEREGADIIDIGGESTRPNAPAVSLQEELDRVIPVIEALKGNISVPISIDTYKAGVAKAACAAGAEIVNDVTGLMFDPEMAAVVAESDAGVVVMHTRGMPDTMQKDTNYDDLIADVKEYLAGSIDIARRAGVAAGRIVVDPGLGFGKSVQGNLELIKRLEEFQPLGCPILVGLSRKSFIGTVTGREQGERIFGTAAAVVMSIAHGAAIIRVHDVAAMRDVAVMTRALM; encoded by the coding sequence ATGCAGATTCAGAAGTGGGAACTTTCCCGACGCACCCTGTCCCTGGAGCGTCCGCAGATCATGGGCATCCTGAACGTGACTCCGGACTCCTTCTCGGACGGGGGGCGCTTCTTCTCCCTTGAGAGGGCCGTGGACCGGGCCCGCGAGATGGAGCGAGAGGGTGCCGACATCATCGATATCGGCGGCGAAAGCACCCGGCCCAATGCCCCCGCGGTAAGCCTGCAGGAGGAACTGGACCGGGTGATTCCCGTTATAGAGGCCCTCAAAGGTAACATCTCCGTCCCCATCTCCATAGATACCTACAAGGCGGGGGTCGCGAAGGCCGCCTGTGCCGCCGGCGCCGAGATCGTTAACGACGTCACCGGCCTCATGTTCGATCCGGAGATGGCCGCCGTCGTGGCCGAATCCGACGCGGGAGTGGTGGTCATGCACACCCGCGGCATGCCCGACACCATGCAGAAGGACACGAACTACGATGACCTGATCGCCGACGTGAAGGAATACCTGGCAGGCTCCATCGACATCGCTCGACGGGCGGGGGTTGCCGCGGGGCGCATCGTCGTCGATCCGGGGCTCGGCTTCGGCAAGAGCGTCCAGGGGAACCTGGAATTGATCAAACGGCTTGAGGAATTCCAGCCGCTTGGCTGTCCGATCCTGGTCGGCCTATCCCGGAAGTCGTTCATCGGAACGGTCACGGGACGAGAGCAAGGAGAGAGGATCTTCGGCACGGCAGCCGCGGTCGTCATGTCGATCGCGCACGGAGCCGCTATCATACGGGTTCATGACGTGGCAGCCATGAGGGATGTCGCCGTCATGACGCGGGCGCTCATGTAA
- a CDS encoding ABC transporter permease: MANYLIKRILMLIPLLLGITLITFTVIHLAPGEPVEMQTAMSPKVSAQSRARLREFYGLDKPLHVQYGKWLGNLSRLDFGRSFAPDNRPVLDKIKERIPITISLNVIALILEFGLALPIGILAAVHRDTLLDRAISVFVFVGFAVPTFWLALLCMYFFGVKLSWLPISGIHSLGSEQLPFFGRVLDLAKHLVLPIAIATFGSLAGLSRYMRSTMIEVLSQDYITTARAKGVKERVIIYRHALKNALLPVITLLGFSLPALIGGSVIFETIFSIPGMGQLFYQGVMARDYPLVMGILVIGACLTLIGNLLADLSYAFADPRIRHGKG, from the coding sequence ATGGCCAACTACCTGATAAAACGTATTCTCATGCTGATCCCACTGCTTCTTGGGATCACGCTGATCACCTTCACGGTGATCCATCTCGCACCGGGCGAACCGGTGGAGATGCAGACGGCGATGAGCCCGAAAGTCTCGGCTCAGTCTCGGGCACGGCTGCGCGAGTTCTACGGACTGGACAAGCCGCTGCACGTGCAGTACGGCAAGTGGCTCGGGAACCTCTCCCGGCTTGACTTCGGCCGCTCCTTCGCGCCGGACAACCGCCCGGTGCTCGACAAGATCAAGGAAAGGATCCCGATCACCATCTCGCTCAACGTGATCGCGCTGATCCTCGAATTCGGCCTGGCACTTCCCATCGGCATCCTGGCGGCGGTACACCGCGACACGCTGCTCGATCGCGCCATCTCGGTCTTCGTCTTCGTCGGTTTCGCCGTGCCGACCTTCTGGCTGGCGCTTCTCTGCATGTACTTCTTCGGGGTGAAGCTCTCCTGGCTCCCGATCTCCGGCATACACTCGCTCGGCAGCGAGCAACTCCCCTTTTTCGGGCGCGTTCTCGATCTCGCCAAACACCTGGTGCTTCCCATCGCCATCGCCACCTTCGGGAGCCTTGCCGGGCTGTCGCGCTACATGCGCTCCACCATGATCGAGGTGCTTTCTCAGGACTACATCACCACCGCCCGCGCCAAGGGGGTGAAGGAGCGCGTGATCATCTACCGGCATGCCTTGAAGAACGCGCTTCTTCCGGTGATCACCCTGCTAGGCTTTTCGCTCCCCGCCCTGATCGGCGGCAGCGTCATCTTTGAGACGATTTTCTCCATCCCGGGGATGGGGCAGCTCTTCTACCAGGGCGTCATGGCACGCGACTATCCGCTCGTCATGGGGATCCTGGTCATCGGCGCCTGCCTCACCCTGATCGGCAACCTCCTGGCCGACCTGAGTTACGCCTTCGCCGATCCCAGGATCAGGCACGGAAAGGGGTAG
- the ftsH gene encoding ATP-dependent zinc metalloprotease FtsH, producing MNQFYKNLALWLVISLMMILLFNLFNKPKPTQEKLDYSDFIEAVETGKVKNVNRPVASVVIQGDEVLGKFADGKEFRTFKPADAKLTDLLIEKKVAVSARPEEEHFSWFSLLISWFPIIFLVAVWIFFMRQMQGGGGKAMAFGKSRAKLLTEAQGRITFEDVAGIEEAKEELEEIISFLKDPKKFTKLGGRIPKGVLLMGPPGTGKTLLARAIAGEAGVPFFSISGSDFVEMFVGVGASRVRDLFVQGKKSAPCIIFIDEIDAVGRHRGAGLGGGHDEREQTLNQLLVEMDGFESNEGVILIAATNRPDVLDPALLRPGRFDRQVVVPRPDVKGREMILKVHCKKTPLAPDVDLGVVARGTPGFSGADLSNVVNEAALLAARKEKSMVEMIDFDDAKDKVLMGVERRSMVISDEEKKNTAYHEAGHTLVAKLIPGADPVHKVSIIPRGRALGVTMQLPIEDKHSYSRESLLDRIAVLLGGRVAEEIIFNSMTTGAGNDIERATDIARKMVCEWGMSEKLGPVSFGKKDEQIFLGRDMAHQKNYSEATAIEIDHEIRLLVEQNYARVQDLLRSNLDALHRISHALIEKENLTGEEVDRIIEGKEIASEPAVTE from the coding sequence TTGAATCAATTCTATAAAAACTTGGCGCTCTGGCTTGTTATCAGCTTGATGATGATCCTGTTGTTCAACCTGTTCAACAAGCCGAAGCCGACCCAGGAAAAACTCGACTACAGCGACTTCATTGAGGCCGTGGAAACCGGCAAGGTGAAGAACGTGAACCGTCCGGTGGCGAGCGTCGTCATCCAGGGGGACGAGGTCTTAGGCAAGTTCGCCGACGGCAAGGAGTTCAGGACCTTCAAACCGGCAGACGCCAAGCTGACCGACCTGCTGATCGAGAAGAAGGTCGCCGTGTCGGCCCGCCCGGAGGAGGAGCACTTCTCCTGGTTCTCGCTGCTCATCTCCTGGTTCCCGATCATCTTCCTCGTAGCGGTCTGGATCTTCTTCATGCGCCAGATGCAGGGTGGCGGCGGCAAGGCAATGGCCTTCGGCAAGAGCCGCGCGAAGCTTCTCACCGAGGCGCAGGGGCGCATCACCTTCGAGGACGTGGCCGGCATCGAGGAAGCCAAGGAAGAGCTTGAGGAAATCATCTCCTTCCTGAAGGATCCGAAGAAATTCACGAAACTTGGCGGCCGTATCCCGAAAGGCGTGCTGCTCATGGGCCCTCCGGGTACCGGCAAGACCCTTCTGGCCCGCGCCATCGCGGGTGAGGCGGGCGTTCCCTTCTTCTCCATCTCCGGTTCCGACTTCGTCGAGATGTTCGTCGGCGTCGGCGCCTCCCGCGTGCGCGACCTCTTCGTACAGGGCAAGAAGAGCGCTCCCTGCATCATCTTCATCGACGAGATTGACGCAGTCGGCCGTCACCGCGGCGCCGGCTTGGGCGGCGGTCACGACGAGCGCGAGCAGACCCTGAACCAGCTTCTGGTCGAGATGGACGGCTTCGAGTCCAACGAAGGGGTCATCCTCATCGCCGCCACCAACCGTCCCGACGTTCTCGACCCGGCGCTCCTTCGTCCGGGCCGCTTCGACCGCCAGGTCGTGGTGCCGCGTCCCGACGTGAAGGGGCGCGAGATGATCCTCAAGGTGCACTGCAAGAAAACCCCGCTCGCCCCGGACGTCGACCTCGGCGTTGTGGCCCGCGGGACCCCTGGCTTCTCCGGTGCGGACCTCTCCAACGTGGTCAACGAGGCCGCTCTCCTCGCCGCTCGCAAGGAAAAGAGCATGGTCGAGATGATCGACTTCGACGACGCGAAGGACAAGGTCCTCATGGGTGTCGAGCGCCGCTCCATGGTCATCTCCGACGAGGAGAAGAAGAACACCGCATACCACGAGGCGGGACACACCCTCGTCGCTAAACTCATCCCGGGCGCGGACCCGGTGCACAAGGTCTCCATCATCCCGCGTGGCCGCGCTCTCGGCGTCACCATGCAACTCCCGATCGAGGACAAGCACAGCTACTCGCGCGAGTCGCTGCTCGACCGCATCGCCGTTCTCCTTGGCGGCCGCGTAGCCGAGGAGATCATCTTCAACTCCATGACCACGGGCGCGGGGAACGACATCGAGCGCGCCACCGACATAGCGCGCAAGATGGTCTGCGAGTGGGGCATGAGCGAGAAACTCGGTCCGGTTTCCTTCGGCAAGAAAGACGAGCAGATCTTCCTCGGGCGCGACATGGCGCACCAGAAGAACTACTCCGAGGCGACCGCCATCGAGATCGACCACGAGATCAGGCTCCTCGTCGAACAGAACTACGCACGCGTACAGGACCTGCTGCGGAGCAACCTCGACGCCCTGCACCGCATCTCGCACGCCCTCATCGAGAAGGAAAACCTGACCGGCGAGGAAGTGGACCGCATCATCGAAGGCAAGGAGATCGCCTCCGAGCCTGCGGTGACCGAGTAA
- the opp4C gene encoding oligopeptide ABC transporter permease yields MRDKVSSPAREFWERFTTNRFATAGLVIIAVLFLLSLAAALVTPYSPDTIDAWHVLLPPSADHWFGTDELGRDVFTRVVYGARVSLKVGFVAVGIAVVVGTVVGLFAGFYGGWIDSVLMRVVDIMLCFPTFFLILAVIAMLEPSIWYIMVIIGLTGWMGVARLVRAEVLSLKSRDFILAARVLGASDLRIIFRHVLPNALSPVLVSATLGVAGAILTESALSFLGIGVQPPTPSWGNILTSGKDYIEFAWWLSLFPGLAILVTVLSYNLVGEGIRDALDPRRRG; encoded by the coding sequence ATGCGAGACAAGGTGAGCAGCCCGGCCAGGGAGTTTTGGGAGCGTTTCACGACCAACCGCTTCGCGACCGCGGGACTCGTCATCATCGCGGTGCTTTTCCTGCTGTCTTTGGCGGCGGCTCTCGTGACGCCGTACAGCCCGGACACCATCGACGCGTGGCACGTGCTCCTGCCGCCGTCCGCGGACCATTGGTTCGGCACCGACGAGTTGGGGCGCGACGTCTTCACCCGCGTCGTCTACGGCGCGCGCGTCTCACTGAAGGTCGGTTTCGTCGCGGTCGGCATCGCCGTCGTGGTCGGTACGGTGGTGGGGCTCTTCGCCGGGTTCTACGGCGGCTGGATCGATTCGGTGCTGATGCGGGTCGTCGACATCATGCTCTGCTTTCCGACCTTTTTCCTGATCCTTGCCGTGATCGCCATGCTGGAGCCTTCCATCTGGTACATCATGGTTATCATCGGGCTTACCGGATGGATGGGGGTTGCGCGTCTGGTGCGTGCCGAGGTTCTCTCCTTGAAGAGCCGCGATTTTATCCTGGCCGCCCGCGTGTTAGGGGCGTCGGATCTGCGCATCATCTTCCGTCATGTCCTCCCCAACGCGCTCTCGCCGGTGCTGGTTTCGGCGACGCTCGGTGTGGCAGGCGCCATACTCACCGAGTCGGCACTTTCCTTCCTCGGCATCGGGGTGCAGCCGCCGACGCCCAGTTGGGGGAACATCCTGACCTCCGGCAAGGACTACATAGAATTCGCCTGGTGGCTTTCCCTTTTCCCGGGGCTCGCCATCCTGGTAACCGTGCTCTCCTACAACCTGGTAGGGGAGGGGATCCGCGACGCACTCGACCCGAGAAGGCGAGGCTAA
- a CDS encoding peptide-binding protein yields MIPLRRLLLLVLLTLTACSQGAPADRAGSRGPGANGSSFVTGSIGEPSTLIPTLATDTSSSDIAGLVYNGLVRYDKNLKLEGDLAESWEVSQDGLQITFHLRRGVKWHDGKDFTSRDVLYTYRVTVDPKTPTAYAEDFKQVQSAQAPDAYTFKVRYAKPFAPALASWGMNILPAHLLEGKDITKSPLARSPIGTGPYIFKEWVPGQRLILEANPNYWEGKPRLSRYVYRIIPDSSTMYMELKAGGIDMMGLSPVQYQRQTNTKEFLARFNKYRYPASAYTYLGYNLRLPMFQDARVRRAITCAINKEEIIHGVLLGMGQIAHGPYKPGTWAYKAKVENDPAYDPARAQALLREAGYVMGANGILAKDGKPLSFTILTNQGNDQRLKAAQIIQMRLKRVGIDVKIRVVEWASFLTNFIDKGKFEAVLLGWTISQDPDLFDVWHSSKTGPKELNFINYKNPELDRLIVEGRGTFDMEKRRDCYYRIQEILAKDQPYTFLYVPDALPVVSSRIKGIEPAPAGIMHNFIKWYVE; encoded by the coding sequence ATGATCCCGCTGCGTCGTCTTCTCCTCCTCGTCCTTCTGACGCTGACCGCCTGCAGCCAGGGTGCGCCCGCGGACCGGGCCGGGAGCCGTGGACCCGGCGCCAATGGTTCCTCCTTTGTCACCGGGAGTATCGGGGAGCCTTCAACCCTCATCCCGACCCTCGCTACCGACACCTCGTCGAGCGACATCGCCGGGCTCGTCTACAACGGCCTGGTCCGTTACGACAAGAACCTTAAGCTCGAGGGGGACCTGGCTGAGTCCTGGGAAGTCTCCCAGGACGGCCTGCAGATCACCTTCCACCTGCGGCGCGGCGTAAAATGGCATGACGGCAAGGATTTCACCTCGCGCGACGTGCTCTACACCTACCGTGTCACCGTCGATCCCAAGACTCCGACCGCGTACGCCGAGGATTTCAAGCAGGTGCAGAGCGCGCAGGCCCCGGACGCCTACACCTTCAAGGTACGCTACGCGAAGCCTTTCGCACCGGCGCTCGCCTCCTGGGGGATGAACATCCTCCCCGCCCATCTGTTGGAAGGCAAGGACATCACCAAGAGTCCGCTCGCGCGCAGCCCGATCGGCACCGGCCCGTACATCTTCAAGGAATGGGTTCCGGGACAGCGCCTGATCCTCGAAGCGAATCCGAACTACTGGGAGGGGAAGCCTCGCCTTTCCCGCTACGTCTATCGCATCATCCCCGACAGCTCCACCATGTACATGGAGCTTAAGGCCGGTGGCATCGACATGATGGGGCTTTCCCCGGTGCAGTACCAGCGCCAGACCAACACCAAGGAGTTCCTGGCGCGCTTCAACAAGTACCGCTATCCGGCCTCCGCCTACACCTACCTCGGTTACAACCTGCGCCTCCCCATGTTCCAGGATGCGAGGGTGCGCCGGGCGATCACCTGCGCCATCAACAAGGAAGAGATCATCCACGGGGTGCTGCTCGGGATGGGGCAGATCGCCCACGGTCCCTACAAGCCCGGGACCTGGGCCTACAAGGCGAAGGTGGAAAACGACCCCGCGTACGATCCGGCGCGCGCCCAGGCCCTCTTGCGTGAGGCGGGATACGTCATGGGAGCGAACGGCATCCTGGCGAAGGACGGGAAGCCGCTCAGCTTCACCATCCTGACCAACCAGGGTAACGACCAGCGTCTTAAGGCGGCCCAGATCATCCAGATGCGGCTGAAGCGCGTCGGCATCGACGTGAAGATCCGCGTGGTGGAATGGGCGTCGTTTCTCACCAACTTCATCGACAAGGGTAAGTTCGAGGCGGTGCTCCTCGGGTGGACCATCTCCCAGGACCCGGACCTCTTCGACGTCTGGCACTCCTCGAAGACCGGGCCCAAGGAACTCAACTTCATCAACTACAAGAACCCCGAGTTGGACCGGCTCATCGTGGAGGGTAGGGGGACCTTCGATATGGAGAAGCGGCGCGACTGCTACTACCGCATCCAGGAGATCCTTGCGAAGGACCAGCCCTACACCTTCCTGTACGTCCCGGACGCCCTGCCGGTGGTCTCCTCCAGGATAAAGGGGATCGAACCGGCGCCAGCGGGGATCATGCATAACTTCATCAAGTGGTACGTGGAATAG
- a CDS encoding tetratricopeptide repeat protein → MTKKCLPLLFLPLLINACATEQASVPTPLADLGAITAPTPPPGGGKTMYLFALARLRAAEGDLDAAQVLLREGIAADPNSAFLHHTAAQIYLQQNRPEDALVECQAAIGIDPSSVPAQLLCGNILMTLQREKEAVQHYKKVIELDPSKEDVYLHVAIYYLKNFEYEQAVDTLKALVKASPDSALGYYYLAKTYEQMRLPKEALAYYKKAIEIKPDFEQALIEMGISQETQGLIPDAIDSYKDLLEINPNNANVIQHLVQLYIQQKRLDEALALLQQKGGRSLENSRKIGLLLLELERYDEAIKVFQDILKAEPDAQQVRFYLASAFEEKEDVDQAIEQFQMIPRDSAYYLDSLGHLAYLYKEKGHPEKGVTLLLEEIAKQPSRIEAYLHLAGFYESMEQYQLGINTLKSMDAKLQADPRVLFRLGIMYDKLGQKELSVDMMKKVIAATPNDAQALNYLGYTYAEMGVNLDEALTYLKKAVELKPDDGFILDSLGWTYFKLKRYNDAVTQLERAVELSDGDAIVMGHLADAYCAVRAYKKALPLYKKLQKMEPEQSAELAEKIKHCRQEAGEK, encoded by the coding sequence ATGACCAAGAAGTGTCTGCCGCTCCTTTTTCTACCCCTGTTGATCAACGCCTGCGCCACCGAGCAAGCTTCGGTTCCGACTCCGCTTGCCGATCTAGGCGCCATCACAGCGCCGACTCCGCCCCCGGGTGGCGGGAAGACCATGTACCTGTTCGCTCTCGCGAGGTTGCGGGCGGCCGAAGGTGACCTGGACGCCGCGCAGGTCTTGCTGCGCGAGGGGATAGCGGCCGACCCGAACTCCGCATTCCTGCACCACACCGCGGCCCAGATCTACCTCCAGCAAAACCGTCCCGAGGATGCGCTTGTGGAATGCCAGGCGGCCATCGGCATCGATCCTTCGTCAGTGCCGGCACAGCTTCTTTGCGGCAACATCCTGATGACGCTTCAGCGCGAAAAAGAGGCGGTCCAGCACTACAAGAAGGTGATCGAGCTCGACCCTTCCAAGGAAGACGTCTACCTGCACGTCGCCATCTACTACCTGAAGAACTTCGAATACGAGCAGGCCGTGGACACGCTGAAGGCGCTGGTGAAGGCTTCGCCCGATTCGGCGCTTGGGTACTACTACCTTGCCAAGACCTACGAGCAGATGCGTCTGCCGAAGGAGGCGCTCGCCTATTACAAGAAGGCCATCGAGATAAAGCCGGACTTCGAGCAGGCCCTGATCGAGATGGGCATCTCCCAGGAGACCCAGGGGCTCATCCCTGACGCGATCGATAGTTACAAGGACCTTCTTGAGATCAACCCTAACAACGCCAACGTGATCCAGCACCTCGTGCAGCTCTACATCCAGCAGAAGCGGCTCGACGAGGCCCTCGCCCTGTTGCAGCAAAAGGGTGGGCGTTCACTGGAGAATTCTCGCAAGATCGGGCTTTTGCTGCTCGAGCTTGAACGCTACGACGAGGCCATCAAGGTCTTCCAGGATATCCTCAAGGCCGAGCCGGACGCGCAGCAGGTCCGTTTCTATCTCGCCAGCGCCTTCGAGGAGAAAGAGGATGTAGATCAGGCCATCGAGCAGTTCCAGATGATCCCGCGGGACTCCGCCTATTACCTGGACTCTCTGGGGCACCTGGCCTACCTGTACAAGGAGAAGGGGCACCCGGAAAAGGGGGTAACCCTGCTGCTGGAGGAAATCGCCAAGCAGCCTTCCCGCATCGAAGCGTACCTGCATCTGGCCGGCTTTTACGAGTCGATGGAGCAGTACCAGTTAGGCATCAACACCCTGAAGTCGATGGACGCGAAACTCCAGGCAGACCCGCGTGTCCTGTTCCGGTTGGGGATCATGTACGACAAGCTGGGACAAAAGGAACTCTCTGTCGACATGATGAAGAAGGTCATCGCGGCGACCCCGAACGACGCGCAGGCGCTCAATTACCTCGGGTACACCTATGCGGAGATGGGGGTGAACCTGGACGAGGCGCTCACCTACCTTAAAAAGGCGGTCGAACTGAAGCCGGACGACGGGTTCATTCTGGACAGCCTCGGGTGGACCTACTTCAAGCTCAAGCGCTACAACGATGCGGTTACCCAGCTCGAGCGTGCGGTCGAGCTTTCCGACGGTGACGCCATCGTCATGGGGCACCTGGCCGACGCTTACTGCGCCGTCCGCGCCTACAAGAAAGCACTGCCGCTCTACAAGAAGCTGCAGAAGATGGAGCCGGAGCAAAGCGCCGAGCTCGCCGAGAAGATCAAACACTGCCGACAGGAAGCCGGCGAGAAATGA
- a CDS encoding bifunctional aminoglycoside phosphotransferase/ATP-binding protein gives MIRNVIKSLLEAKAYPDPTTEVRLVETHVSFIFLTDRFVYKVKKAVNYGFLDFTTLDRRRFYCNEEVRLNRRLCPEVYLGVVELRDTTDGPGFGGTGPVIDYAVKMRRLPQERMLDRLLAEENVEARDMTRIAQAVARFHEGAERGPVIDAYGETEAIRENWEQNFRQAASFVGLTISAAQMTEIRQWVISFLQENDALFRERVTGGFIRDCDGDLHSGNICLTDPVCIFDCIEFNDKFRYIDTAADLAFLLMDLEYADRKDLAGELLNAYQAASGDVGMAPLLDFYKAQRAFVRGKVTSLRLEHASLTEAERIEVKDTAVRYFRLARGYSLRARMHPMLVLTCGMIGSGKSTLARALSRELGFALKRSDVVRKELAGVATVGAAPTRSYRAGIYNSDMDQATYLALLTEAERSLSRGEGMVVDATFRRSADRERFRELALRLGVPFLLVETRCSEEVARLRLEARNGDAAEVSDARWEHYRQLEAEFEAPQPGEAIVVDSALPVHQGVDLVIEAAGLPS, from the coding sequence ATGATCCGAAACGTTATAAAATCGCTACTTGAAGCTAAGGCCTACCCAGACCCGACGACAGAAGTGCGCCTGGTTGAGACACACGTCTCCTTCATATTCCTCACCGATCGCTTCGTCTACAAGGTGAAAAAGGCGGTAAATTACGGCTTTCTCGACTTCACCACCCTCGACCGTCGCCGCTTCTACTGCAACGAGGAAGTTCGCCTGAACCGCCGTCTTTGTCCGGAGGTCTACCTGGGCGTTGTCGAGCTGCGCGACACTACGGACGGCCCCGGTTTCGGCGGCACAGGTCCGGTGATCGACTACGCAGTGAAGATGCGGCGCCTGCCGCAGGAACGCATGCTCGACAGGCTCCTTGCCGAAGAAAACGTCGAAGCCCGGGACATGACGCGCATCGCACAGGCGGTGGCGCGCTTCCACGAGGGGGCCGAACGTGGTCCGGTGATCGATGCCTATGGCGAAACCGAGGCTATACGCGAGAACTGGGAACAGAATTTCCGACAAGCGGCCTCTTTCGTAGGTTTGACTATCTCAGCCGCCCAGATGACTGAAATTCGGCAGTGGGTGATCTCCTTTCTCCAGGAAAACGACGCACTATTCCGGGAGCGGGTGACCGGGGGCTTCATCAGGGACTGCGACGGTGACCTGCACTCCGGCAACATCTGCCTCACCGACCCGGTTTGCATCTTCGACTGCATAGAGTTCAACGACAAGTTTCGTTACATCGACACGGCCGCCGACCTAGCCTTCCTGCTCATGGACCTGGAATACGCGGATCGCAAGGACCTGGCCGGCGAGCTTCTTAACGCCTACCAGGCGGCAAGCGGAGACGTGGGGATGGCGCCGCTTCTCGACTTCTACAAGGCCCAGCGCGCCTTCGTGCGCGGCAAGGTGACCAGCCTGCGCCTGGAGCATGCGTCCCTCACCGAGGCAGAGCGTATCGAGGTCAAGGACACGGCGGTCCGCTACTTCAGGCTGGCGCGCGGCTACAGCTTGAGAGCAAGAATGCATCCCATGCTCGTCCTCACCTGCGGGATGATCGGAAGCGGCAAGAGCACACTCGCCCGCGCGCTCAGCCGGGAGTTGGGGTTCGCCCTAAAGCGTTCCGACGTGGTGCGCAAGGAACTGGCCGGCGTTGCCACCGTGGGAGCGGCGCCCACCCGGTCATACCGTGCAGGGATCTACAACAGCGACATGGATCAAGCCACCTACCTCGCCCTTCTGACAGAGGCGGAGCGCTCGCTTTCCCGGGGTGAAGGGATGGTGGTGGATGCCACCTTCCGGCGCAGTGCGGACCGGGAGCGCTTCCGCGAGCTCGCCTTGAGGCTGGGCGTCCCGTTTCTGCTCGTCGAGACGCGCTGTTCCGAGGAGGTCGCGCGCCTGCGCCTGGAGGCCCGAAACGGCGATGCCGCAGAGGTATCGGACGCGCGTTGGGAACATTACCGCCAGTTGGAGGCGGAGTTCGAGGCGCCGCAACCGGGCGAGGCAATCGTCGTCGACAGCGCCCTTCCCGTTCACCAAGGGGTCGACCTGGTGATCGAGGCAGCGGGGTTACCGTCATGA